In Candidatus Dependentiae bacterium, one genomic interval encodes:
- a CDS encoding DUF4097 family beta strand repeat-containing protein, whose amino-acid sequence MNYRFFVLNVLFLGIPLGVQGSAWEQKSSTVKITGFPAIGMGSIAEDISRGAPARVQTTVSDKFGNVHSLVLQSDLIEVARESKTYSSGSFNEINVEAISGNVVISPSEDEAVSIDAITRAHSKDQAKDLQADFLVQDNKLIIQTKLLKDVVQAVIDYHIKMPVMPLKVSTVNGSIIIENAQNSVDVSTKTGNIDVKFGPIAPDAAISLNSKTGNIVITLSEDSNVEIDARTKMGKMATEMSQLPVQSSIIGAKLQGTLGKSDKGATISVESDTGNIDIKNR is encoded by the coding sequence ATGAATTATAGATTTTTTGTTTTGAATGTGCTGTTTTTGGGGATACCGTTAGGCGTGCAAGGTTCTGCTTGGGAGCAAAAATCTTCAACAGTTAAAATTACTGGTTTTCCTGCTATTGGCATGGGAAGCATTGCTGAAGATATTTCAAGAGGCGCACCTGCAAGAGTTCAGACAACAGTATCAGATAAATTTGGAAATGTGCATAGCTTAGTTCTTCAATCAGATTTGATTGAAGTTGCTAGAGAGTCTAAAACATATAGTAGTGGATCATTTAATGAGATTAATGTTGAAGCCATAAGTGGCAATGTTGTTATTTCACCATCTGAAGATGAAGCAGTATCTATTGATGCAATTACACGTGCTCATTCTAAGGATCAAGCGAAAGATCTACAGGCAGATTTTTTAGTACAGGATAACAAGTTAATTATTCAAACAAAGCTGCTCAAAGATGTAGTGCAGGCTGTTATTGATTATCATATAAAAATGCCTGTGATGCCATTAAAAGTGTCAACAGTGAACGGCTCTATAATTATTGAAAATGCTCAGAATAGTGTAGATGTTTCTACAAAAACTGGAAACATCGATGTTAAATTTGGCCCTATAGCGCCAGATGCAGCAATTTCTTTAAACAGTAAAACAGGAAATATAGTTATAACGCTAAGTGAAGATAGTAATGTGGAAATTGATGCCAGAACAAAGATGGGTAAAATGGCTACTGAGATGAGTCAATTGCCTGTTCAAAGTTCAATTATAGGGGCAAAACTACAGGGCACATTAGGTAAATCGGATAAGGGCGCAACTATTTCAGTTGAAAGTGATACAGGGAACATTGATATCAAAAATAGATGA
- a CDS encoding alpha/beta hydrolase-fold protein yields the protein MLHFFTIIFFCILSQSNLTAQSELITTGFVSNLVPPSPERANRTVEPLGRRLFTIYLPDGYNDPANVNKNYPVVYWLPGFGGFNETRSTANQFILDQLIELGQIIPMILVAPDASLIDSNTEIDKPVGSPFFYGNSWYVNSELNGDFESYIIDELVPFIDNNYRTIADRNFRGVFGHSMGGYGASFLGIKHPETFAGFACESPTPIFLISTDLARPGCPEFVINSDMLIETLDNGGFVDPTGFNTFFVMSMAGALTPNLTGSTPFIQKQSVSMPIVVDDFGKASLIDGTFSIVDFLNGQQTVVDKSLVLDESVLDIWREKDYFFFFPSYLDTLEKQAIYYDGGITEPLNNYGSRLMSDALIESKIDHEYILYQGNHETCLTAPPCARLTTIAKTFSAKFAEAGYCPTDVSVKLMGNLHIVLQNDAELSIPSGTTLQVQTSRVLPVTHTNVTLKLEDNAKVEIGNDTTPGGAFQIGDPFGKALLEESNDGPPSPLAFHEVHNAIILDGPNTVFEIGNQGYFGIGIGVLGKTVTDIPLSPEIANFWGVSSLSNVKTSSVIIEQGTFKHIQIASGDESNASVFAYGQSDQYEFLVNPITGTILGGGNFICLQQSNSGNAPPNFSRAVRFMHPTEFNEANNIPDTPFAIAGGIRNFINFNPNAVDTFISQPVGSTTFYTNTFKRQILSSTELKNKDLTENFNLQTSNLDSVCDFLETKPYFVQASKEANAVINQSKAHLDYTDDSTLGARTIERFEQSQYPIDPNQTVDFQKAAQDGAIGVQVETVANERQLINVYDLDLP from the coding sequence ATGTTACATTTTTTCACTATTATATTTTTTTGCATACTGAGCCAATCTAATCTGACTGCACAAAGTGAACTGATTACTACCGGATTTGTAAGTAATTTAGTTCCCCCATCACCTGAACGCGCAAATCGCACCGTCGAACCTTTAGGCAGAAGATTATTCACTATATATCTTCCAGATGGCTACAACGATCCGGCAAATGTAAACAAAAACTATCCGGTTGTTTATTGGTTGCCAGGGTTTGGCGGCTTTAATGAAACACGAAGCACTGCTAATCAATTCATTCTTGATCAACTGATTGAGCTGGGGCAAATTATTCCCATGATACTCGTTGCACCGGACGCAAGCTTAATAGACAGCAACACTGAAATTGATAAACCGGTTGGAAGCCCATTCTTTTATGGAAACAGTTGGTATGTCAATTCTGAGCTTAATGGTGATTTTGAATCTTACATAATAGATGAACTGGTTCCATTTATTGATAATAACTATAGAACAATTGCCGATCGAAACTTTAGAGGAGTCTTTGGCCATTCTATGGGAGGATATGGAGCATCATTCTTAGGAATCAAACATCCTGAAACATTTGCCGGATTCGCTTGCGAAAGTCCGACACCTATTTTTTTGATCAGTACCGATCTTGCGAGACCCGGATGCCCTGAATTTGTAATTAATAGTGATATGCTTATCGAAACACTCGATAACGGCGGCTTTGTCGACCCCACAGGATTTAATACATTCTTTGTCATGTCTATGGCAGGAGCATTGACACCAAATTTAACCGGTAGTACGCCATTTATACAAAAACAATCGGTGAGCATGCCTATTGTTGTTGATGATTTTGGTAAAGCTTCGCTTATTGATGGCACTTTTAGTATTGTTGATTTTCTTAATGGGCAACAAACAGTTGTTGATAAATCACTTGTCCTTGATGAATCAGTATTGGATATTTGGCGAGAAAAAGATTATTTTTTCTTCTTTCCTTCATATCTAGACACACTCGAAAAACAAGCAATCTATTATGATGGCGGTATAACTGAACCATTAAACAATTATGGTTCACGTTTAATGTCTGATGCTCTTATTGAAAGCAAAATTGATCATGAATATATCCTGTATCAAGGAAACCATGAAACCTGTTTGACCGCACCTCCATGTGCGAGACTAACAACTATCGCAAAAACATTTTCTGCAAAATTTGCCGAAGCCGGTTATTGCCCAACTGATGTTTCTGTAAAACTAATGGGAAACTTACATATAGTACTACAAAATGATGCTGAACTTTCTATTCCTTCCGGAACTACCTTACAAGTGCAGACATCAAGAGTGTTACCCGTCACCCATACAAATGTTACTTTAAAATTAGAAGATAATGCTAAAGTTGAAATTGGAAATGACACAACTCCGGGCGGAGCTTTTCAAATTGGTGACCCTTTTGGCAAGGCATTGCTGGAAGAATCTAATGATGGGCCTCCCTCACCTCTTGCTTTTCATGAAGTACACAATGCAATTATTCTTGATGGCCCGAATACTGTCTTTGAAATTGGTAATCAAGGGTATTTCGGTATCGGCATTGGTGTATTAGGAAAAACAGTAACAGATATTCCATTAAGTCCTGAAATTGCTAATTTTTGGGGAGTTTCATCTCTCTCTAATGTAAAAACAAGTTCTGTCATTATTGAACAAGGCACTTTTAAACATATACAAATTGCATCAGGTGATGAAAGCAATGCATCAGTTTTCGCCTATGGGCAAAGCGATCAATATGAATTCCTTGTCAATCCAATAACAGGAACTATTTTAGGAGGCGGAAACTTTATCTGCTTGCAACAAAGCAATTCCGGAAATGCACCTCCTAATTTTTCTCGTGCGGTGCGCTTTATGCACCCTACTGAATTTAACGAAGCCAATAATATTCCTGATACACCATTTGCAATTGCCGGTGGCATTCGTAATTTTATAAATTTTAATCCTAATGCAGTAGACACATTTATTAGTCAACCGGTAGGCTCAACCACCTTTTATACAAATACATTCAAACGACAAATACTATCATCCACAGAACTGAAGAATAAAGATCTAACAGAAAATTTTAATCTACAAACATCAAACTTAGACAGCGTATGCGACTTTTTAGAAACAAAGCCATATTTTGTACAAGCATCAAAAGAGGCCAATGCGGTTATCAATCAATCAAAGGCGCACCTTGATTACACTGATGATTCAACCCTCGGAGCAAGGACAATTGAACGTTTTGAACAATCTCAATACCCAATCGATCCAAACCAAACCGTGGATTTTCAAAAAGCGGCTCAAGATGGTGCAATTGGCGTTCAAGTTGAAACAGTTGCCAATGAACGCCAATTGATCAATGTATATGACCTTGATTTACCTTAA
- a CDS encoding ATP-binding protein, giving the protein MYIKRDISNAILAGAKQVPVVAIVGPRQSGKSTLAKHIFKKHTYIDMQDNEIFTFANNDPKGFLETYKNEHGIIIDEAQYAPKLFAQIKVEADKNPQSGYYVLSGSQNFLSYEKISESLAGRVYFYTLLPFSIKELKSADLLLENVDHQIMKGFYPRVYQPQINAHEYYQNYMVTYIERDIRSIRNIDDILIFKKFIQLCAVRVGAPLNITDLAMHCGIGSATAKSWLALLETSFIIFRLPSYHSNLGKRVTKSPKLYFYDVGLAATLMGLNQDIIIKKRDVYGALFENMVIVDLIKNYNATNVHPVVSYFRDSNQKEVDLIVEHYGKITPVEIKASQTMDNRFFDTTIWFNEKIKSHQKPIVIYGGNQLQKRSKGFVVPWNNVNYLIDQDLLQDN; this is encoded by the coding sequence ATGTATATAAAAAGAGACATCAGCAATGCAATTTTGGCAGGAGCAAAACAAGTACCTGTTGTTGCCATCGTTGGTCCTCGTCAATCGGGTAAAAGCACCCTGGCAAAACATATTTTCAAAAAGCACACATATATTGACATGCAAGACAATGAAATATTTACTTTTGCCAACAACGATCCAAAGGGTTTTCTTGAAACATATAAAAATGAACATGGCATCATTATAGATGAAGCACAATATGCGCCAAAACTATTTGCTCAGATAAAAGTCGAAGCAGATAAAAATCCCCAATCCGGCTATTATGTTTTGTCCGGATCTCAAAATTTTTTATCATATGAAAAAATAAGCGAATCATTAGCGGGTAGAGTATACTTCTATACATTATTGCCTTTTTCAATCAAAGAGCTAAAAAGTGCTGATCTGCTCTTAGAAAATGTCGATCATCAAATAATGAAAGGTTTTTATCCACGCGTTTATCAACCACAAATTAACGCTCATGAATATTATCAAAACTACATGGTCACCTATATTGAACGAGACATTCGCAGCATACGTAACATTGACGACATTCTTATCTTCAAAAAATTTATACAATTATGTGCTGTACGCGTAGGCGCTCCCCTTAATATAACCGATCTAGCTATGCATTGCGGTATCGGCTCTGCCACAGCAAAAAGTTGGTTGGCACTCTTAGAGACAAGTTTTATTATTTTTAGATTACCAAGTTATCATAGCAATTTAGGCAAAAGAGTAACGAAGTCACCAAAGCTATATTTCTATGATGTTGGCCTTGCAGCAACATTAATGGGCTTAAACCAAGACATCATCATAAAAAAACGCGATGTATATGGCGCACTTTTTGAAAACATGGTCATTGTTGATCTGATAAAAAACTATAATGCAACTAATGTCCATCCTGTTGTATCCTATTTTAGAGATAGCAATCAAAAAGAAGTCGATCTCATTGTTGAACATTATGGCAAGATCACTCCTGTAGAAATTAAAGCATCTCAAACCATGGATAATCGTTTTTTTGATACAACTATTTGGTTTAATGAAAAAATAAAATCTCATCAAAAACCAATAGTCATTTATGGAGGCAACCAGTTACAAAAGCGTTCAAAGGGCTTTGTTGTTCCTTGGAATAACGTCAACTATCTAATAGATCAAGATTTACTTCAAGACAATTAA
- a CDS encoding 4'-phosphopantetheinyl transferase superfamily protein: MILGIGIDTTNVHRFTDWHKKSSEQLQKIFSLDEITYCLHENKQTSAERFAARFAAREAFFKAYHAMCAQLNIENKKTLLMVQKHTTVQRNKNGVPMLMINWPALLPENIKAPNVHLSLTHTIEIATAMVLLEASQNQ; encoded by the coding sequence ATGATTTTAGGCATCGGCATAGATACCACTAACGTACATCGTTTTACCGATTGGCATAAAAAAAGCTCTGAACAACTGCAAAAAATATTTAGTTTAGATGAAATCACATACTGCTTACATGAAAACAAACAGACCTCCGCTGAACGCTTTGCTGCTCGCTTTGCAGCTCGTGAGGCATTTTTTAAAGCATATCATGCAATGTGCGCCCAGCTGAACATTGAAAATAAAAAAACATTATTAATGGTACAAAAACATACAACAGTACAACGAAACAAGAATGGCGTGCCAATGCTCATGATCAATTGGCCTGCATTGCTTCCTGAAAACATCAAAGCCCCTAATGTACATCTCTCGCTTACACACACTATTGAAATCGCAACAGCGATGGTTTTATTGGAAGCCTCTCAGAACCAATAA
- a CDS encoding YifB family Mg chelatase-like AAA ATPase, which yields MHAKVFSATTIGVNAHKVEVEVDLSYGLIKFIIVGLPDTAIRESEHRISSAIKNSGFRFPPKRIVVNLAPADLKKVGTLFDLPAAIGILKADEAIHIEKKFLQETLWLGELSLDGSVRPIKGALPIAFDAKKMGMKRIVLPKANAKEAALIDGIEIIGVDHLTEVVGYIRNEITIAPTKTQFANYIKKNRNYSIDFDQVKGQRMAKRALQIAAAGRHNILFIGSPGAGKTMLAKRLATIMPDMHFDEVVQTSKVYSISGKLHDKPLVIERPFRSPHHTISQAGLVGGGSCPQPGEISLAHNGILFLDELTEFKRDTLEVLRQPLEHKKVSISRVKHSIEYPASFLLVAALNPCPCGYWGDKKRTCVCAPQQIQRYLNKLSGPLLDRIDLQVHVQSIEYDMIKDTQTASASSAKIYEGVQTAIEKQQHRFGTHNKFNNMMSSDEVDTHCVLTDEAEKLIKLAFEKMHLSMRGYHKIIKVARTIADLANADMIDAKHMREAIMYRSLDQALERQRQ from the coding sequence ATGCATGCAAAAGTTTTTTCTGCCACGACTATCGGGGTTAATGCACACAAAGTTGAAGTAGAAGTAGATCTTTCATACGGTTTGATCAAATTTATCATTGTCGGATTACCCGATACAGCAATTAGAGAAAGTGAACATCGGATTAGCAGCGCAATCAAAAATAGTGGTTTTCGTTTTCCTCCAAAACGCATAGTGGTTAACCTAGCTCCTGCAGATCTAAAAAAAGTTGGCACACTCTTTGATCTTCCGGCTGCAATCGGCATCTTAAAAGCAGACGAAGCAATTCATATCGAAAAAAAATTCTTACAAGAAACATTGTGGCTCGGTGAACTTTCGCTCGATGGCAGCGTCAGACCAATTAAAGGCGCATTGCCCATAGCATTTGATGCAAAAAAAATGGGCATGAAGCGCATTGTACTGCCCAAAGCAAATGCCAAAGAGGCTGCATTGATTGATGGCATAGAGATTATTGGCGTTGATCACTTAACTGAAGTTGTCGGCTATATTCGCAATGAAATAACAATTGCACCAACAAAAACCCAATTTGCCAATTACATAAAAAAAAACCGTAACTACTCTATCGACTTTGACCAAGTAAAAGGTCAACGCATGGCAAAACGTGCATTGCAAATTGCAGCGGCCGGCAGACATAACATTCTGTTTATTGGCTCGCCCGGCGCCGGCAAAACAATGCTCGCAAAACGTTTGGCAACCATTATGCCCGATATGCATTTTGATGAAGTGGTACAAACAAGTAAAGTATATTCTATCAGTGGAAAACTCCATGACAAACCTTTGGTTATTGAACGCCCTTTTCGCAGCCCACATCATACTATTTCACAAGCCGGTTTAGTCGGTGGCGGCTCATGCCCACAACCGGGAGAAATCAGTTTAGCGCATAACGGTATTCTCTTTTTAGATGAACTGACTGAATTTAAACGTGACACGTTAGAAGTGCTGCGCCAACCATTAGAACATAAAAAAGTTTCTATTTCACGGGTAAAACATTCAATTGAATATCCCGCATCTTTTTTATTAGTTGCCGCACTCAATCCATGCCCATGTGGCTATTGGGGTGATAAAAAAAGAACATGTGTTTGTGCTCCACAACAAATTCAACGGTACCTTAATAAACTATCCGGGCCATTACTCGATCGTATTGATTTGCAAGTGCATGTGCAATCAATCGAATATGATATGATAAAAGATACGCAAACAGCATCAGCAAGTTCTGCCAAAATATACGAAGGGGTCCAAACAGCCATTGAAAAACAACAACATCGTTTTGGCACACATAACAAATTCAACAACATGATGAGCTCAGATGAAGTTGATACACATTGTGTATTGACAGATGAAGCAGAAAAATTGATCAAACTCGCATTTGAAAAAATGCATTTAAGCATGCGTGGCTATCATAAAATCATAAAAGTTGCGCGTACTATTGCCGATTTGGCAAACGCTGATATGATTGATGCAAAACATATGCGTGAAGCAATTATGTATCGCTCATTAGATCAAGCGCTTGAAAGGCAAAGACAATGA
- a CDS encoding class I SAM-dependent methyltransferase, with protein sequence MHFYSGLSATLYDSFFSEIDQEEISFFEHYIKQSQEPALEIACGTGRILIPLLKRGYDIEGFDSSSHMLQLCKDKAKKNNVNPILYQQKMQSLQLSKTYGCMFSPLGSYQQIVDREDAQQALHKFYEHLMLDGTLIIYLYLPWYNAPTFGQWHRHEPIKKDNQEIIVHEKLIHDPIEQLVFAQYRYEIWQDDICIAKEEKEMTIRWYSRFEFQMMLEHVGFKHIQVKSGYQDNGPFDQMLFVAQK encoded by the coding sequence ATGCATTTTTATTCCGGTCTTTCGGCAACATTATATGATTCTTTTTTTTCTGAGATTGATCAAGAAGAAATTTCTTTTTTTGAACATTATATTAAGCAATCACAAGAGCCGGCATTAGAAATTGCATGTGGTACGGGGCGGATATTAATTCCTTTATTAAAACGTGGATATGATATTGAAGGGTTTGATAGTTCATCACATATGTTGCAACTGTGCAAAGATAAAGCTAAAAAAAATAATGTAAATCCGATTTTGTATCAACAAAAAATGCAATCACTACAGTTGTCAAAAACATATGGTTGTATGTTCAGTCCTCTTGGATCATATCAACAAATTGTCGATAGAGAAGATGCGCAACAAGCATTGCACAAGTTTTATGAACATTTAATGCTTGATGGCACGTTAATTATCTATCTTTATTTGCCATGGTATAATGCGCCTACATTTGGTCAATGGCATCGACATGAGCCAATAAAAAAGGATAATCAAGAAATTATTGTGCATGAAAAATTGATTCATGATCCGATAGAGCAGTTAGTTTTTGCTCAGTATCGTTATGAGATTTGGCAAGATGATATCTGTATTGCCAAAGAAGAAAAAGAGATGACTATCCGTTGGTATAGTCGTTTTGAATTTCAAATGATGCTTGAACATGTTGGATTTAAACATATTCAAGTGAAATCCGGGTATCAAGATAATGGTCCATTTGATCAAATGTTATTTGTTGCACAAAAGTAA